From the Oryza glaberrima chromosome 5, OglaRS2, whole genome shotgun sequence genome, one window contains:
- the LOC127773616 gene encoding uncharacterized protein LOC127773616 isoform X2 produces the protein MRKTSPPPRPPRPPPLTRRWCWACLAQSSVFHLHRLSKSENYCCSPHEGKSISPLTGTVISWDGATKRAMILTIYSTDFKSKPHEPQPEVPTFGSAAKYGQEILALSRDENMSLVARRGAITWSDGSLMWRNHYMFLDCDVPEGGEGGPVVDYCGSIIAVVYRDGPCAAIISISIIHALYEMWEQFSYVARPVFDMDLKSVELASFSLREELSLKHNIEGGFIVEHIANDSAPENLSVRRGDVIFFEDKCGTTLPEIEDYLLHLGRRYLGEKRSMVLKLEVHDIEGPCKETITLPLEFKVSSGKVA, from the exons ATGCGGAAGACGAGCCCTCCACCGCGGCCGCCACGCCCACCCCCTCTGACAAGAAGATGGTGTTGGGCATGTCTCGCTCAATCGTCCGTGTTTCATCTCCACCGACTG TCAAAATCAGAAAATTATTGCTGCTCTCCACATG AGGGAAAATCTATCTCTCCACTCACCGGCACCGTCATCAGTTGGGATGGAGCCACCAAGCGTGCTATGATCCTCACGATCTACTCCACTGACTTCAAGAGTAAGCCGCATGAGCCCCAACCCGAG GTCCCCACTTTTGGGTCAGCAGCAAAGTATGGCCAAGAAATTCTTGCCTTGTCTCGGGATGAAAATATGTCCCTGGTGGCGAGGCGTGGAGCAATCACCTGGTCGGATGGTTCTTTGATGTGGAGAAACCATTACATGTTTCTGGATTGTGATGTTCCTGAG GGTGGTGAAGGAGGGCCTGTGGTTGACTACTGTGGTAGTATCATTGCTGTAGTATACAGAGACGGCCCTTGTGCAGCAATCATTTCAATCTCAATTATTCATGCCTTATATGAGATGTGGGAGCAATTTAG CTATGTTGCCCGCCCTGTGTTTGACATGGATTTAAAAAGTGTGGAACTAGCTAGTTTCTCACTCCGGGAGGAGCTCTCTCTGAAACATAACATCGAAGGTGGCTTTATTGTTGAACACATAGCCAATGATTCTGCTCCTGAAAATCTCAGTGTTAGACGGGGTGACGTGATCTTTTTTGAGGATAAGTGCGGGACTACGTTGCCTGAG ATAGAAGATTATCTCCTTCATCTTGGTCGGAGATACCTGGGTGAGAAGAGGTCGATGGTTCTCAAG TTGGAAGTACATGACATTGAAGGTCCATGCAAGGAGACAATTACCTTACCCTTAGAATTTAAAGTCAGCTCAGGAAAG GTTGCCTGA
- the LOC127773616 gene encoding uncharacterized protein LOC127773616 isoform X1, with the protein MPPKSSPAMSARSKSTPDSDLPSHDGNPNPGSWSGRLTRSRAKQIGLVLPIQAVESPGISSNNNKKKRRIEEETAGESPATVIPTTTTGDPGTLARRPIHPPQPHSTAPRIGRESSWIAQRKVDRLRKATLRDAEDEPSTAAATPTPSDKKMVLGMSRSIVRVSSPPTEGKSISPLTGTVISWDGATKRAMILTIYSTDFKSKPHEPQPEVPTFGSAAKYGQEILALSRDENMSLVARRGAITWSDGSLMWRNHYMFLDCDVPEGGEGGPVVDYCGSIIAVVYRDGPCAAIISISIIHALYEMWEQFSYVARPVFDMDLKSVELASFSLREELSLKHNIEGGFIVEHIANDSAPENLSVRRGDVIFFEDKCGTTLPEIEDYLLHLGRRYLGEKRSMVLKLEVHDIEGPCKETITLPLEFKVSSGKVA; encoded by the exons ATGCCCCCCAAATCGTCGCCGGCGATGTCGGCACGGTCGAAATCAACGCCGGATTCCGATCTCCCCTCGCACGACGGCAATCCCAATCCCGGATCGTGGTCGGGGAGGTTGACTCGCTCCCGAGCAAAGCAGATTGGACTGGTTCTTCCGATTCAGGCGGTGGAATCgccgggaatctcttccaacaacaacaagaagaagagaaggatcgaggaggagacggcgggggAGTCGCCGGCGACAGTGattccgacgacgacgacgggggaCCCTGGTACCTTGGCACGCCGGCCGATCcacccgccgcagccgcactCCACCGCACCGCGCATCGGCAGAGAAAGCTCCTGGATCGCCCAGCGCAAAG ttGATCGACTTCGGAAGGCAACTCTCCGGGATGCGGAAGACGAGCCCTCCACCGCGGCCGCCACGCCCACCCCCTCTGACAAGAAGATGGTGTTGGGCATGTCTCGCTCAATCGTCCGTGTTTCATCTCCACCGACTG AGGGAAAATCTATCTCTCCACTCACCGGCACCGTCATCAGTTGGGATGGAGCCACCAAGCGTGCTATGATCCTCACGATCTACTCCACTGACTTCAAGAGTAAGCCGCATGAGCCCCAACCCGAG GTCCCCACTTTTGGGTCAGCAGCAAAGTATGGCCAAGAAATTCTTGCCTTGTCTCGGGATGAAAATATGTCCCTGGTGGCGAGGCGTGGAGCAATCACCTGGTCGGATGGTTCTTTGATGTGGAGAAACCATTACATGTTTCTGGATTGTGATGTTCCTGAG GGTGGTGAAGGAGGGCCTGTGGTTGACTACTGTGGTAGTATCATTGCTGTAGTATACAGAGACGGCCCTTGTGCAGCAATCATTTCAATCTCAATTATTCATGCCTTATATGAGATGTGGGAGCAATTTAG CTATGTTGCCCGCCCTGTGTTTGACATGGATTTAAAAAGTGTGGAACTAGCTAGTTTCTCACTCCGGGAGGAGCTCTCTCTGAAACATAACATCGAAGGTGGCTTTATTGTTGAACACATAGCCAATGATTCTGCTCCTGAAAATCTCAGTGTTAGACGGGGTGACGTGATCTTTTTTGAGGATAAGTGCGGGACTACGTTGCCTGAG ATAGAAGATTATCTCCTTCATCTTGGTCGGAGATACCTGGGTGAGAAGAGGTCGATGGTTCTCAAG TTGGAAGTACATGACATTGAAGGTCCATGCAAGGAGACAATTACCTTACCCTTAGAATTTAAAGTCAGCTCAGGAAAG GTTGCCTGA